A portion of the Callithrix jacchus isolate 240 chromosome 13, calJac240_pri, whole genome shotgun sequence genome contains these proteins:
- the MBD1 gene encoding methyl-CpG-binding domain protein 1 isoform X31: MAEDWLDCPALGPGWKRREVFRKSGATCGRSDTYYQSPTGDRIRSKVELTRYLGPACDLTLFDFKQGILCYPAPKAHSVAVTSKKRKKPSRPSKTQKHQVGPQGGEVRKRQVGPQSGEVRKEAPKDETKADTVTVPASFPAPGCCENCGISFSGDGTQRQRLKTLCKDCRAQRIAFNREQRMFKSRGCGVCRGCQTQEDCGRCRICLRPPRPGLRRQWKCVQRRCLRGKHGRRRGGCDSKMAARRHPGAQPLPPPPPSQSPEPTEPHPRALTPSPPAEFIYYCVDEDELQPYTNRRQNRKCGACAACLRRMDCGRCDFCCDKPKFGGSNQKRQKCRWRQCLQFAMKRLLPSVWSESEDGAGSPPPYRRRKRPSSAQRHHLGPTLKPTLVTRTARPDHTRAPSKQEAGGGFVLPPPGTDLVFLREGASSPVQVPGPVAASTEALLQEAQCSGLSWVVALPQVKQEKADTQDEWTPGTAVLTSPVLVPGCPSKAVDPSLPSVKQEPPDPEEDKEENKDDSASKLAPEEEAGGAGTPVITEIFSLGGTRFRDTAVWLPRSKDLKKPGARKQ, translated from the exons CCCCACAGGAGACAGGATCCGAAGCAAAGTTGAGCTGACTCGATACCTGGGCCCTGCGTGTGATCTCACCCTCTTCGACTTCAAACAAGGCATCTTGTGTTATCCAGCCCCCAAG GCCCATTCCGTGGCTGTCACCAGCAAGAAGCGAAAGAAGCCTTCCAGACCATCCAAGACTCAGAAACATCAGGTTGGACCCCAGGGTGGTGAGGTCAGGAAACGTCAGGTTGGACCCCAGAGTGGTGAGGTCAGGAAGGAGGCCCCAAAGGATGAGACCAAGGCTGACACTGTCACAGTCCCAGCTTCATTCCCTGCTCCTGG ATGCTGTGAGAACTGTGGCATCAGCTTCTCAGGGGATGGCACCCAAAGACAGCGGCTCAAAACATTGTGCAAGGACTGCCGAG CACAGAGAATTGCCTTCAACCGGGAACAGAGAATGTTTAAG AGCCGAGGGTGTGGAGTATGCCGGGGCTGTCAGACCCAAGAGGACTGTGGCCGTTGCCGCATCTGCCTTCGCCCTCCCCGCCCTGGTCTCAGGCGCCAGTGGAAATGTGTCCAGCGACGTTGCCTACGG GGTAAACATGGCCGCCGCAGGGGAGGCTGTGACTCCAAGATGGCTGCCAGGCGGCATCCCGGTGCCCAACcactgcctccacctccaccatcacaGTCCCCCGAGCCCACAGAGCCG CACCCCAGAGCCCTGACCCCCTCGCCACCTGCCGAGTTCATCTATTACTGTGTAGACGAGGACGAGCTA CAGCCCTACACGAACCGCCGGCAGAACCGCAAGTGCGGGGCCTGTGCAGCCTGCCTACGGCGGATGGACTGTGGCCGCTGCGACTTCTGCTGCGACAAGCCCAAATTCGGGGGCAGCAACCAGAAGCGCCAGAAGTGTCGTTGGCGCCAATGCCTGCAGTTTGCCATG AAGCGACTGCTGCCCAGTGTCTGGTCAGAGTCTGAGGATGGGGCAGGATCGCCCCCACCTTACCGTCGTCGAAAGAGGCCCAGCTCTGCCCAGCGGCACCATCTTGGCCCTACCTTGAAGCCCACCTTGGTTACACGCACAGCCCGACCAGACCATACCCGGGCTCCATCGAAGCAGGAAGCAGGTGGTGGCTTTGTGCTGCCTCCGCCTGGCACTGACCTTGTGTTTTTACGGGAGGGCGCAAGCAGTCCTGTGCAGGTGCCGGGCCCTGTTGCAGCTTCCACGGAAGCCCTGTTGCAG GAGGCCCAGTGCTCTGGCCTGAGTTGGGTTGTGGCCTTACCCCAGGTGAAGCAAGAGAAGGCGGATACCCAGGACGAGTGGACACCAGGCACAGCTGTCCTGACTTCTCCTGTATTGGTGCCTGGCTGCCCTAGCAAG GCAGTAGACCCCAGCCTGCCATCTGTGAAGCAAGAGCCACCTGACCCTgaggaggacaaggaggagaACAAGGATGACTCTGCCTCCAAATTGGCcccagaggaggaggcaggaggggctggCACACCCGTG ATCACGGAGATTTTCAGCCTGGGTGGAACCCGCTTCCGAGACACAGCGGTCTGGTTGCCAAG GTCCAAAGACCTTAAAAAACCTGGAGCTAGAAAGCAGTAG
- the MBD1 gene encoding methyl-CpG-binding domain protein 1 isoform X25: MAEDWLDCPALGPGWKRREVFRKSGATCGRSDTYYQSPTGDRIRSKVELTRYLGPACDLTLFDFKQGILCYPAPKAHSVAVTSKKRKKPSRPSKTQKHQVGPQGGEVRKRQVGPQSGEVRKEAPKDETKADTVTVPASFPAPGCCENCGISFSGDGTQRQRLKTLCKDCRAQRIAFNREQRMFKRVGCGECAACQVTEDCGACSTCLLQLPHDVASGLFCKCERRRCLRIVERSRGCGVCRGCQTQEDCGRCRICLRPPRPGLRRQWKCVQRRCLRHLAHRLRRRHQRCQRRTPLTVAPPTGKHGRRRGGCDSKMAARRHPGAQPLPPPPPSQSPEPTEPHPRALTPSPPAEFIYYCVDEDELQPYTNRRQNRKCGACAACLRRMDCGRCDFCCDKPKFGGSNQKRQKCRWRQCLQFAMKRLLPSVWSESEDGAGSPPPYRRRKRPSSAQRHHLGPTLKPTLVTRTARPDHTRAPSKQEAGGGFVLPPPGTDLVFLREGASSPVQVPGPVAASTEALLQAVDPSLPSVKQEPPDPEEDKEENKDDSASKLAPEEEAGGAGTPVITEIFSLGGTRFRDTAVWLPRSKDLKKPGARKQ; the protein is encoded by the exons CCCCACAGGAGACAGGATCCGAAGCAAAGTTGAGCTGACTCGATACCTGGGCCCTGCGTGTGATCTCACCCTCTTCGACTTCAAACAAGGCATCTTGTGTTATCCAGCCCCCAAG GCCCATTCCGTGGCTGTCACCAGCAAGAAGCGAAAGAAGCCTTCCAGACCATCCAAGACTCAGAAACATCAGGTTGGACCCCAGGGTGGTGAGGTCAGGAAACGTCAGGTTGGACCCCAGAGTGGTGAGGTCAGGAAGGAGGCCCCAAAGGATGAGACCAAGGCTGACACTGTCACAGTCCCAGCTTCATTCCCTGCTCCTGG ATGCTGTGAGAACTGTGGCATCAGCTTCTCAGGGGATGGCACCCAAAGACAGCGGCTCAAAACATTGTGCAAGGACTGCCGAG CACAGAGAATTGCCTTCAACCGGGAACAGAGAATGTTTAAG CGTGTGGGCTGTGGGGAGTGTGCAGCCTGCCAGGTAACAGAAGACTGTGGGGCCTGCTCCACCTGCCTCCTGCAGCTGCCCCATGATGTGGCATCGGGGCTGTTCTGCAAGTGTGAGCGGAGACGCTGCCTCCGGATTGTGGAAAGG AGCCGAGGGTGTGGAGTATGCCGGGGCTGTCAGACCCAAGAGGACTGTGGCCGTTGCCGCATCTGCCTTCGCCCTCCCCGCCCTGGTCTCAGGCGCCAGTGGAAATGTGTCCAGCGACGTTGCCTACGG CACCTTGCTCACCGCCTGCGTCGCCGTCATCAGAGATGTCAGCGACGCACTCCCCTGACTGTGGCTCCCCCCACT GGTAAACATGGCCGCCGCAGGGGAGGCTGTGACTCCAAGATGGCTGCCAGGCGGCATCCCGGTGCCCAACcactgcctccacctccaccatcacaGTCCCCCGAGCCCACAGAGCCG CACCCCAGAGCCCTGACCCCCTCGCCACCTGCCGAGTTCATCTATTACTGTGTAGACGAGGACGAGCTA CAGCCCTACACGAACCGCCGGCAGAACCGCAAGTGCGGGGCCTGTGCAGCCTGCCTACGGCGGATGGACTGTGGCCGCTGCGACTTCTGCTGCGACAAGCCCAAATTCGGGGGCAGCAACCAGAAGCGCCAGAAGTGTCGTTGGCGCCAATGCCTGCAGTTTGCCATG AAGCGACTGCTGCCCAGTGTCTGGTCAGAGTCTGAGGATGGGGCAGGATCGCCCCCACCTTACCGTCGTCGAAAGAGGCCCAGCTCTGCCCAGCGGCACCATCTTGGCCCTACCTTGAAGCCCACCTTGGTTACACGCACAGCCCGACCAGACCATACCCGGGCTCCATCGAAGCAGGAAGCAGGTGGTGGCTTTGTGCTGCCTCCGCCTGGCACTGACCTTGTGTTTTTACGGGAGGGCGCAAGCAGTCCTGTGCAGGTGCCGGGCCCTGTTGCAGCTTCCACGGAAGCCCTGTTGCAG GCAGTAGACCCCAGCCTGCCATCTGTGAAGCAAGAGCCACCTGACCCTgaggaggacaaggaggagaACAAGGATGACTCTGCCTCCAAATTGGCcccagaggaggaggcaggaggggctggCACACCCGTG ATCACGGAGATTTTCAGCCTGGGTGGAACCCGCTTCCGAGACACAGCGGTCTGGTTGCCAAG GTCCAAAGACCTTAAAAAACCTGGAGCTAGAAAGCAGTAG
- the MBD1 gene encoding methyl-CpG-binding domain protein 1 isoform X12, translating into MGGFRLRTGRNGAQNSDRLLQLPVASMAEDWLDCPALGPGWKRREVFRKSGATCGRSDTYYQSPTGDRIRSKVELTRYLGPACDLTLFDFKQGILCYPAPKAHSVAVTSKKRKKPSRPSKTQKHQVGPQGGEVRKRQVGPQSGEVRKEAPKDETKADTVTVPASFPAPGCCENCGISFSGDGTQRQRLKTLCKDCRAQRIAFNREQRMFKRVGCGECAACQVTEDCGACSTCLLQLPHDVASGLFCKCERRRCLRIVERSRGCGVCRGCQTQEDCGRCRICLRPPRPGLRRQWKCVQRRCLRGKHGRRRGGCDSKMAARRHPGAQPLPPPPPSQSPEPTEPHPRALTPSPPAEFIYYCVDEDELQPYTNRRQNRKCGACAACLRRMDCGRCDFCCDKPKFGGSNQKRQKCRWRQCLQFAMKRLLPSVWSESEDGAGSPPPYRRRKRPSSAQRHHLGPTLKPTLVTRTARPDHTRAPSKQEAGGGFVLPPPGTDLVFLREGASSPVQVPGPVAASTEALLQEAQCSGLSWVVALPQVKQEKADTQDEWTPGTAVLTSPVLVPGCPSKAVDPSLPSVKQEPPDPEEDKEENKDDSASKLAPEEEAGGAGTPVITEIFSLGGTRFRDTAVWLPRSKDLKKPGARKQ; encoded by the exons CCCCACAGGAGACAGGATCCGAAGCAAAGTTGAGCTGACTCGATACCTGGGCCCTGCGTGTGATCTCACCCTCTTCGACTTCAAACAAGGCATCTTGTGTTATCCAGCCCCCAAG GCCCATTCCGTGGCTGTCACCAGCAAGAAGCGAAAGAAGCCTTCCAGACCATCCAAGACTCAGAAACATCAGGTTGGACCCCAGGGTGGTGAGGTCAGGAAACGTCAGGTTGGACCCCAGAGTGGTGAGGTCAGGAAGGAGGCCCCAAAGGATGAGACCAAGGCTGACACTGTCACAGTCCCAGCTTCATTCCCTGCTCCTGG ATGCTGTGAGAACTGTGGCATCAGCTTCTCAGGGGATGGCACCCAAAGACAGCGGCTCAAAACATTGTGCAAGGACTGCCGAG CACAGAGAATTGCCTTCAACCGGGAACAGAGAATGTTTAAG CGTGTGGGCTGTGGGGAGTGTGCAGCCTGCCAGGTAACAGAAGACTGTGGGGCCTGCTCCACCTGCCTCCTGCAGCTGCCCCATGATGTGGCATCGGGGCTGTTCTGCAAGTGTGAGCGGAGACGCTGCCTCCGGATTGTGGAAAGG AGCCGAGGGTGTGGAGTATGCCGGGGCTGTCAGACCCAAGAGGACTGTGGCCGTTGCCGCATCTGCCTTCGCCCTCCCCGCCCTGGTCTCAGGCGCCAGTGGAAATGTGTCCAGCGACGTTGCCTACGG GGTAAACATGGCCGCCGCAGGGGAGGCTGTGACTCCAAGATGGCTGCCAGGCGGCATCCCGGTGCCCAACcactgcctccacctccaccatcacaGTCCCCCGAGCCCACAGAGCCG CACCCCAGAGCCCTGACCCCCTCGCCACCTGCCGAGTTCATCTATTACTGTGTAGACGAGGACGAGCTA CAGCCCTACACGAACCGCCGGCAGAACCGCAAGTGCGGGGCCTGTGCAGCCTGCCTACGGCGGATGGACTGTGGCCGCTGCGACTTCTGCTGCGACAAGCCCAAATTCGGGGGCAGCAACCAGAAGCGCCAGAAGTGTCGTTGGCGCCAATGCCTGCAGTTTGCCATG AAGCGACTGCTGCCCAGTGTCTGGTCAGAGTCTGAGGATGGGGCAGGATCGCCCCCACCTTACCGTCGTCGAAAGAGGCCCAGCTCTGCCCAGCGGCACCATCTTGGCCCTACCTTGAAGCCCACCTTGGTTACACGCACAGCCCGACCAGACCATACCCGGGCTCCATCGAAGCAGGAAGCAGGTGGTGGCTTTGTGCTGCCTCCGCCTGGCACTGACCTTGTGTTTTTACGGGAGGGCGCAAGCAGTCCTGTGCAGGTGCCGGGCCCTGTTGCAGCTTCCACGGAAGCCCTGTTGCAG GAGGCCCAGTGCTCTGGCCTGAGTTGGGTTGTGGCCTTACCCCAGGTGAAGCAAGAGAAGGCGGATACCCAGGACGAGTGGACACCAGGCACAGCTGTCCTGACTTCTCCTGTATTGGTGCCTGGCTGCCCTAGCAAG GCAGTAGACCCCAGCCTGCCATCTGTGAAGCAAGAGCCACCTGACCCTgaggaggacaaggaggagaACAAGGATGACTCTGCCTCCAAATTGGCcccagaggaggaggcaggaggggctggCACACCCGTG ATCACGGAGATTTTCAGCCTGGGTGGAACCCGCTTCCGAGACACAGCGGTCTGGTTGCCAAG GTCCAAAGACCTTAAAAAACCTGGAGCTAGAAAGCAGTAG
- the MBD1 gene encoding methyl-CpG-binding domain protein 1 isoform X14, protein MAEDWLDCPALGPGWKRREVFRKSGATCGRSDTYYQSPTGDRIRSKVELTRYLGPACDLTLFDFKQGILCYPAPKAHSVAVTSKKRKKPSRPSKTQKHQVGPQGGEVRKRQVGPQSGEVRKEAPKDETKADTVTVPASFPAPGCCENCGISFSGDGTQRQRLKTLCKDCRAQRIAFNREQRMFKRVGCGECAACQVTEDCGACSTCLLQLPHDVASGLFCKCERRRCLRIVERSRGCGVCRGCQTQEDCGRCRICLRPPRPGLRRQWKCVQRRCLRHLAHRLRRRHQRCQRRTPLTVAPPTGKHGRRRGGCDSKMAARRHPGAQPLPPPPPSQSPEPTEPHPRALTPSPPAEFIYYCVDEDELQPYTNRRQNRKCGACAACLRRMDCGRCDFCCDKPKFGGSNQKRQKCRWRQCLQFAMKRLLPSVWSESEDGAGSPPPYRRRKRPSSAQRHHLGPTLKPTLVTRTARPDHTRAPSKQEAGGGFVLPPPGTDLVFLREGASSPVQVPGPVAASTEALLQEAQCSGLSWVVALPQVKQEKADTQDEWTPGTAVLTSPVLVPGCPSKAVDPSLPSVKQEPPDPEEDKEENKDDSASKLAPEEEAGGAGTPVITEIFSLGGTRFRDTAVWLPRSKDLKKPGARKQ, encoded by the exons CCCCACAGGAGACAGGATCCGAAGCAAAGTTGAGCTGACTCGATACCTGGGCCCTGCGTGTGATCTCACCCTCTTCGACTTCAAACAAGGCATCTTGTGTTATCCAGCCCCCAAG GCCCATTCCGTGGCTGTCACCAGCAAGAAGCGAAAGAAGCCTTCCAGACCATCCAAGACTCAGAAACATCAGGTTGGACCCCAGGGTGGTGAGGTCAGGAAACGTCAGGTTGGACCCCAGAGTGGTGAGGTCAGGAAGGAGGCCCCAAAGGATGAGACCAAGGCTGACACTGTCACAGTCCCAGCTTCATTCCCTGCTCCTGG ATGCTGTGAGAACTGTGGCATCAGCTTCTCAGGGGATGGCACCCAAAGACAGCGGCTCAAAACATTGTGCAAGGACTGCCGAG CACAGAGAATTGCCTTCAACCGGGAACAGAGAATGTTTAAG CGTGTGGGCTGTGGGGAGTGTGCAGCCTGCCAGGTAACAGAAGACTGTGGGGCCTGCTCCACCTGCCTCCTGCAGCTGCCCCATGATGTGGCATCGGGGCTGTTCTGCAAGTGTGAGCGGAGACGCTGCCTCCGGATTGTGGAAAGG AGCCGAGGGTGTGGAGTATGCCGGGGCTGTCAGACCCAAGAGGACTGTGGCCGTTGCCGCATCTGCCTTCGCCCTCCCCGCCCTGGTCTCAGGCGCCAGTGGAAATGTGTCCAGCGACGTTGCCTACGG CACCTTGCTCACCGCCTGCGTCGCCGTCATCAGAGATGTCAGCGACGCACTCCCCTGACTGTGGCTCCCCCCACT GGTAAACATGGCCGCCGCAGGGGAGGCTGTGACTCCAAGATGGCTGCCAGGCGGCATCCCGGTGCCCAACcactgcctccacctccaccatcacaGTCCCCCGAGCCCACAGAGCCG CACCCCAGAGCCCTGACCCCCTCGCCACCTGCCGAGTTCATCTATTACTGTGTAGACGAGGACGAGCTA CAGCCCTACACGAACCGCCGGCAGAACCGCAAGTGCGGGGCCTGTGCAGCCTGCCTACGGCGGATGGACTGTGGCCGCTGCGACTTCTGCTGCGACAAGCCCAAATTCGGGGGCAGCAACCAGAAGCGCCAGAAGTGTCGTTGGCGCCAATGCCTGCAGTTTGCCATG AAGCGACTGCTGCCCAGTGTCTGGTCAGAGTCTGAGGATGGGGCAGGATCGCCCCCACCTTACCGTCGTCGAAAGAGGCCCAGCTCTGCCCAGCGGCACCATCTTGGCCCTACCTTGAAGCCCACCTTGGTTACACGCACAGCCCGACCAGACCATACCCGGGCTCCATCGAAGCAGGAAGCAGGTGGTGGCTTTGTGCTGCCTCCGCCTGGCACTGACCTTGTGTTTTTACGGGAGGGCGCAAGCAGTCCTGTGCAGGTGCCGGGCCCTGTTGCAGCTTCCACGGAAGCCCTGTTGCAG GAGGCCCAGTGCTCTGGCCTGAGTTGGGTTGTGGCCTTACCCCAGGTGAAGCAAGAGAAGGCGGATACCCAGGACGAGTGGACACCAGGCACAGCTGTCCTGACTTCTCCTGTATTGGTGCCTGGCTGCCCTAGCAAG GCAGTAGACCCCAGCCTGCCATCTGTGAAGCAAGAGCCACCTGACCCTgaggaggacaaggaggagaACAAGGATGACTCTGCCTCCAAATTGGCcccagaggaggaggcaggaggggctggCACACCCGTG ATCACGGAGATTTTCAGCCTGGGTGGAACCCGCTTCCGAGACACAGCGGTCTGGTTGCCAAG GTCCAAAGACCTTAAAAAACCTGGAGCTAGAAAGCAGTAG
- the MBD1 gene encoding methyl-CpG-binding domain protein 1 isoform X27, whose protein sequence is MAEDWLDCPALGPGWKRREVFRKSGATCGRSDTYYQSPTGDRIRSKVELTRYLGPACDLTLFDFKQGILCYPAPKAHSVAVTSKKRKKPSRPSKTQKHQVGPQGGEVRKRQVGPQSGEVRKEAPKDETKADTVTVPASFPAPGCCENCGISFSGDGTQRQRLKTLCKDCRAQRIAFNREQRMFKSRGCGVCRGCQTQEDCGRCRICLRPPRPGLRRQWKCVQRRCLRHLAHRLRRRHQRCQRRTPLTVAPPTGKHGRRRGGCDSKMAARRHPGAQPLPPPPPSQSPEPTEPHPRALTPSPPAEFIYYCVDEDELQPYTNRRQNRKCGACAACLRRMDCGRCDFCCDKPKFGGSNQKRQKCRWRQCLQFAMKRLLPSVWSESEDGAGSPPPYRRRKRPSSAQRHHLGPTLKPTLVTRTARPDHTRAPSKQEAGGGFVLPPPGTDLVFLREGASSPVQVPGPVAASTEALLQEAQCSGLSWVVALPQVKQEKADTQDEWTPGTAVLTSPVLVPGCPSKAVDPSLPSVKQEPPDPEEDKEENKDDSASKLAPEEEAGGAGTPVITEIFSLGGTRFRDTAVWLPRSKDLKKPGARKQ, encoded by the exons CCCCACAGGAGACAGGATCCGAAGCAAAGTTGAGCTGACTCGATACCTGGGCCCTGCGTGTGATCTCACCCTCTTCGACTTCAAACAAGGCATCTTGTGTTATCCAGCCCCCAAG GCCCATTCCGTGGCTGTCACCAGCAAGAAGCGAAAGAAGCCTTCCAGACCATCCAAGACTCAGAAACATCAGGTTGGACCCCAGGGTGGTGAGGTCAGGAAACGTCAGGTTGGACCCCAGAGTGGTGAGGTCAGGAAGGAGGCCCCAAAGGATGAGACCAAGGCTGACACTGTCACAGTCCCAGCTTCATTCCCTGCTCCTGG ATGCTGTGAGAACTGTGGCATCAGCTTCTCAGGGGATGGCACCCAAAGACAGCGGCTCAAAACATTGTGCAAGGACTGCCGAG CACAGAGAATTGCCTTCAACCGGGAACAGAGAATGTTTAAG AGCCGAGGGTGTGGAGTATGCCGGGGCTGTCAGACCCAAGAGGACTGTGGCCGTTGCCGCATCTGCCTTCGCCCTCCCCGCCCTGGTCTCAGGCGCCAGTGGAAATGTGTCCAGCGACGTTGCCTACGG CACCTTGCTCACCGCCTGCGTCGCCGTCATCAGAGATGTCAGCGACGCACTCCCCTGACTGTGGCTCCCCCCACT GGTAAACATGGCCGCCGCAGGGGAGGCTGTGACTCCAAGATGGCTGCCAGGCGGCATCCCGGTGCCCAACcactgcctccacctccaccatcacaGTCCCCCGAGCCCACAGAGCCG CACCCCAGAGCCCTGACCCCCTCGCCACCTGCCGAGTTCATCTATTACTGTGTAGACGAGGACGAGCTA CAGCCCTACACGAACCGCCGGCAGAACCGCAAGTGCGGGGCCTGTGCAGCCTGCCTACGGCGGATGGACTGTGGCCGCTGCGACTTCTGCTGCGACAAGCCCAAATTCGGGGGCAGCAACCAGAAGCGCCAGAAGTGTCGTTGGCGCCAATGCCTGCAGTTTGCCATG AAGCGACTGCTGCCCAGTGTCTGGTCAGAGTCTGAGGATGGGGCAGGATCGCCCCCACCTTACCGTCGTCGAAAGAGGCCCAGCTCTGCCCAGCGGCACCATCTTGGCCCTACCTTGAAGCCCACCTTGGTTACACGCACAGCCCGACCAGACCATACCCGGGCTCCATCGAAGCAGGAAGCAGGTGGTGGCTTTGTGCTGCCTCCGCCTGGCACTGACCTTGTGTTTTTACGGGAGGGCGCAAGCAGTCCTGTGCAGGTGCCGGGCCCTGTTGCAGCTTCCACGGAAGCCCTGTTGCAG GAGGCCCAGTGCTCTGGCCTGAGTTGGGTTGTGGCCTTACCCCAGGTGAAGCAAGAGAAGGCGGATACCCAGGACGAGTGGACACCAGGCACAGCTGTCCTGACTTCTCCTGTATTGGTGCCTGGCTGCCCTAGCAAG GCAGTAGACCCCAGCCTGCCATCTGTGAAGCAAGAGCCACCTGACCCTgaggaggacaaggaggagaACAAGGATGACTCTGCCTCCAAATTGGCcccagaggaggaggcaggaggggctggCACACCCGTG ATCACGGAGATTTTCAGCCTGGGTGGAACCCGCTTCCGAGACACAGCGGTCTGGTTGCCAAG GTCCAAAGACCTTAAAAAACCTGGAGCTAGAAAGCAGTAG
- the MBD1 gene encoding methyl-CpG-binding domain protein 1 isoform X34 — protein MAEDWLDCPALGPGWKRREVFRKSGATCGRSDTYYQSPTGDRIRSKVELTRYLGPACDLTLFDFKQGILCYPAPKAHSVAVTSKKRKKPSRPSKTQKHQVGPQGGEVRKRQVGPQSGEVRKEAPKDETKADTVTVPASFPAPGCCENCGISFSGDGTQRQRLKTLCKDCRAQRIAFNREQRMFKSRGCGVCRGCQTQEDCGRCRICLRPPRPGLRRQWKCVQRRCLRGKHGRRRGGCDSKMAARRHPGAQPLPPPPPSQSPEPTEPHPRALTPSPPAEFIYYCVDEDELQPYTNRRQNRKCGACAACLRRMDCGRCDFCCDKPKFGGSNQKRQKCRWRQCLQFAMKRLLPSVWSESEDGAGSPPPYRRRKRPSSAQRHHLGPTLKPTLVTRTARPDHTRAPSKQEAGGGFVLPPPGTDLVFLREGASSPVQVPGPVAASTEALLQAVDPSLPSVKQEPPDPEEDKEENKDDSASKLAPEEEAGGAGTPVITEIFSLGGTRFRDTAVWLPRSKDLKKPGARKQ, from the exons CCCCACAGGAGACAGGATCCGAAGCAAAGTTGAGCTGACTCGATACCTGGGCCCTGCGTGTGATCTCACCCTCTTCGACTTCAAACAAGGCATCTTGTGTTATCCAGCCCCCAAG GCCCATTCCGTGGCTGTCACCAGCAAGAAGCGAAAGAAGCCTTCCAGACCATCCAAGACTCAGAAACATCAGGTTGGACCCCAGGGTGGTGAGGTCAGGAAACGTCAGGTTGGACCCCAGAGTGGTGAGGTCAGGAAGGAGGCCCCAAAGGATGAGACCAAGGCTGACACTGTCACAGTCCCAGCTTCATTCCCTGCTCCTGG ATGCTGTGAGAACTGTGGCATCAGCTTCTCAGGGGATGGCACCCAAAGACAGCGGCTCAAAACATTGTGCAAGGACTGCCGAG CACAGAGAATTGCCTTCAACCGGGAACAGAGAATGTTTAAG AGCCGAGGGTGTGGAGTATGCCGGGGCTGTCAGACCCAAGAGGACTGTGGCCGTTGCCGCATCTGCCTTCGCCCTCCCCGCCCTGGTCTCAGGCGCCAGTGGAAATGTGTCCAGCGACGTTGCCTACGG GGTAAACATGGCCGCCGCAGGGGAGGCTGTGACTCCAAGATGGCTGCCAGGCGGCATCCCGGTGCCCAACcactgcctccacctccaccatcacaGTCCCCCGAGCCCACAGAGCCG CACCCCAGAGCCCTGACCCCCTCGCCACCTGCCGAGTTCATCTATTACTGTGTAGACGAGGACGAGCTA CAGCCCTACACGAACCGCCGGCAGAACCGCAAGTGCGGGGCCTGTGCAGCCTGCCTACGGCGGATGGACTGTGGCCGCTGCGACTTCTGCTGCGACAAGCCCAAATTCGGGGGCAGCAACCAGAAGCGCCAGAAGTGTCGTTGGCGCCAATGCCTGCAGTTTGCCATG AAGCGACTGCTGCCCAGTGTCTGGTCAGAGTCTGAGGATGGGGCAGGATCGCCCCCACCTTACCGTCGTCGAAAGAGGCCCAGCTCTGCCCAGCGGCACCATCTTGGCCCTACCTTGAAGCCCACCTTGGTTACACGCACAGCCCGACCAGACCATACCCGGGCTCCATCGAAGCAGGAAGCAGGTGGTGGCTTTGTGCTGCCTCCGCCTGGCACTGACCTTGTGTTTTTACGGGAGGGCGCAAGCAGTCCTGTGCAGGTGCCGGGCCCTGTTGCAGCTTCCACGGAAGCCCTGTTGCAG GCAGTAGACCCCAGCCTGCCATCTGTGAAGCAAGAGCCACCTGACCCTgaggaggacaaggaggagaACAAGGATGACTCTGCCTCCAAATTGGCcccagaggaggaggcaggaggggctggCACACCCGTG ATCACGGAGATTTTCAGCCTGGGTGGAACCCGCTTCCGAGACACAGCGGTCTGGTTGCCAAG GTCCAAAGACCTTAAAAAACCTGGAGCTAGAAAGCAGTAG